In Drosophila teissieri strain GT53w chromosome 2R, Prin_Dtei_1.1, whole genome shotgun sequence, the following proteins share a genomic window:
- the LOC122612176 gene encoding sodium-dependent transporter bedraggled isoform X1, translating to MSSKEQQAAGRDFKRNSNAYSSLPPSGTGAASSGAALGSGTGTGKRARGKQQPLEQEQYGLSNSLSSESIRQACAYYDDELSDEDLIEIQQTPQSFHQQTKQPLQLQPISFRLGDDLGDERSAFCGSQEMQQAPLSTPIKQAAETDEALCVLSELDAILDVHDVSHLNGTCSSGSVNSGSDDDKVEDYLMDLDNYLEEMDNALSREDSLIIIDGHTSLQREPRTRTLPLSRKKKSNKKRSEDQEAAQGDFQREHQIRKTFSCSMRPTSQIASSSGSLETSTEPAMDVWRRQSLRRALQQEDTKATVEAEGEEDDIPTLLVELPPRRHAEMRRCFSQGDCQASAATSDGSQMLTEAHIFDNLLQTNARASSEEPRPRQYGRRLEGPPTPVRSLILAQSRPQSAPTRVQLREPQLQDTPTHPIMSTCSELSSARSSRMPSPVSLPSDSSSSGSSSAEQDQEPDPVQTTTMCSASSTTPLEPLHQLQLLLREKCGFNSQWPHAGSRTLALIGCTLGVFNMCRFAVLTINFGGNFLLQFLLLSVIFGIPLLWLQMCLGAKIRAGPVSMWKISPICAGVGIALVMEQCFLALYSTVSLAWILVYLRDVFPTAARSGYRWQEMAFPYRYDASNATGNLTQTVAEYFNVVVLQRLHLAKHPDASGIRFHVNDRQLAFYLALIWAAVFLILCKGLKSLGKLAYIIYTLPLVALAVVTAKFVYVVDPSRIQNIFAASDFDDFLVNSNSWTAATQETFLTWGLLGASVIAITSRSHTNANKAALRRDAILLVLFTLIGLGLMALLALCCAQILWQHGYVYVPGSFENPDCYASIYSLQSNTNPYLLSYPRSLIPHYSSFIGETYRRNRTMIHVESGFQALRFISEIFPAVLSLASDSISWVWAAVAFATFAGFGLAQLCVMWKPISSALGNSTSSVLLSCVTGLLLSIPFATEMGISILYYVDFLLGGSWFIPIIWTAQIFGVFLIRGRPYNGDDLVNDLRLCGSMSAFLALSWNVLLPIGLITLSVVDYKASLSNQFYYWRGKSYFTYWSRKMGSLIQIGVLLVIPVTAIIQIYRYLAHGPPDILERIQLLYRPPEEGEEPRRPSARQTASQSRRNALGQTTEGGQHDAQNDAPPKYTPPPSYTTATGARLAKLLRQSIRRSVRRVLGDSSRTRPVLTLDAESASPAAPPDYLTILTNPAGSSFNADPSPASSSSPESIEIDQRPVGYAQRSQSLGRKLHRSGASTLERRPYTAEDVVTILRSSVRHRQSQGGGHLVTASTLPRPPTAAMSTHLEDASFRSIENLVLNAEPPDRTPGVELELELEAGQAEECARNNTSVI from the exons AGCAACCTCTTCAGCTGCAACCAATCAGCTTCAGATTGGGTGATGATCTGGGGGACGAACGAAGTGCCTTCTGTGGCAGCCAGGAGATGCAACAGGCGCCATTGAGCACGCCGATCAAACAAGCTGCTGAAACGGATGAAGCCTTATGTGTGCTCAGCGAACTGGATGCCATTCTGGATGTACACGATGTGTCGCACCTGAATGGCACCTGCTCAAGCGGATCTGTCAACTCCGGCAGCGACGATGACAAGGTGGAGGATTATCTGATGGATCTGGACAACTACCTGGAGGAGATGGATAATGCCTTAAGCCGCGAAGACTCGCTCATCATCATTGACGGCCACACCAGCCTGCAAAGAGAACCTAGAACCAGAACTCTGCCTTTAAGTAGGAAAAAGAAGTCAAATAAAAAGAGGAGCGAAGATCAAGAGGCGGCCCAAGGTGATTTCCAAAGAGAACATCAAATAAGGAAGACGTTCAGCTGTTCAATGAGGCCCACAAGCCAAATAG CTTCCTCTTCCGGATCATTGGAGACTTCCACGGAACCCGCGATGGACGTTTGGAGGCGACAGTCCTTGCGTCGCGCCCTGCAGCAGGAAGACACCAAAGCTACAGTTGAGGCGGAAGGAGAGGAAGACGATATACCCACCTTATTGGTGGAGTTGCCCCCAAGACGCCATGCGGAAATGCGTCGCTGTTTTTCCCAAGGCGATTGCCAAGCTTCAGCCGCGACTTCGGATGGCTCTCAGATGCTCACAGAGGCACACATCTTCGACAACCTCCTGCAAACGAACGCACGGGCATCGAGCGAAGAGCCGCGACCCCGCCAGTATGGTCGCCGCTTGGAAGGACCTCCGACCCCAGTTCGCTCCTTGATTCTAGCCCAGAGTCGGCCACAGAGCGCTCCGACGCGCGTGCAGTTGAGGGAACCGCAGCTACAGGACACGCCCACGCATCCTATTATGTCCACCTGCTCGGAACTTAGCTCGGCGCGCTCTTCACGTATGCCCAGCCCAGTTTCCCTGCCTtcggacagcagcagcagcggaagcAGTTCTGCTGAACAGGATCAGGAGCCGGATCCGGTGCAAACCACGACCATGTGCAGTGCCAGTAGCACTACGCCCCTGGAGCCGCTGCACCAactgcaattgctgctgcGCGAGAAGTGCGGATTCAACAGTCAGTGGCCCCACGCCGGGAGTCGTACCCTTGCCCTGATTGGATGCACCTTGGGAGTCTTTAATATGTGCCGATTTGCCGTGCTCACCATTAATTTTGGTGGCAACTTTCTGCTGCAGTTTCTTCTGCTCTCAGTAATTTTCGGCATCCCACTTCTGTGGCTGCAAATGTGCTTGGGTGCCAAAATTCGCGCAGGACCCGTTTCCATGTGGAAGATCAGTCCGATTTGCGCAGGAGTGGGCATAGCGCTGGTGATGGAGCAATGCTTTCTGGCCTTGTATTCAACGGTATCGCTGGCCTGGATTTTAGTGTACCTTAGGGATGTGTTCCCGACAGCCGCTCGCAGTGGATATCGCTGGCAGGAGATGGCATTCCCCTATCGCTATGATGCATCGAATGCCACTGGGAACCTTACGCAGACTGTGGCCGAGTACTTCAACGTGGTGGTGCTGCAGCGGCTGCATCTGGCCAAACATCCCGATGCCAGCGGAATACGGTTCCACGTGAATGATCGG CAGCTGGCCTTCTATCTGGCCCTCATCTGGGCGGCCGTGTTCCTCATCCTCTGTAAGGGTCTGAAGTCCTTGGGAAAGTTGGCTTACATTATCTACACTCTGCCCTTGGTAGCTCTTGCGGTAGTGACGGCGAAGTTTGTCTATGTCGTGGATCCCAGCAGGATACAG AACATCTTTGCTGCCAGCGATTTCGACGACTTTCTGGTGAATTCAAACAGCTGGACGGCGGCCACGCAGGAAACGTTTCTTACTTGGGGCCTCCTAGGTGCATCCGTAATCGCTATTACGAGCAGAAGCCACACCAATGCCAACAAGGCCGCTTTGAGGAGGGATGCGATTCTCCTGGTATTGTTTACCCTCATCGGATTGGGCTTAATGGCACTGCTAGCTCTGTGTTGTGCACAGATTCTGTGGCAGCATGGATACGTTTATGTGCCAGGATCGTTTG AAAACCCAGATTGCTACGCGTCTATTTACTCGCTGCAATCCAACACCAATCCTTATCTACTTTCCTACCCGCGCTCGCTAATTCCGCACTACTCCTCATTCATAGGGGAAACTTACAGAAGAAATCGCACCATGATTCACGTGGAGAGCGGGTTCCAGGCACTGCGCTTCATCTCGGAAATCTTTCCAGCCGTGCTCTCACTGGCCAGTGATAGCATATCGTGGGTTTGGGCCGCAGTGGCCTTTGCAACCTTCGCCGGATTCGGTTTGGCGCAGTTGTGTGTGATGTGGAAACCCATCTCAAGTGCCTTAGGTAATTCCACGAGCTCGGTGTTGTTGAGCTGCGTGACTGGTCTGCTTCTAAGCATCCCATTCGCCACCGAGATGGGCATCTCGATTCTGTACTATGTAGATTTTCTACTGGGTGGCTCCTGGTTTATTCCGATCATCTGGACGGCTCAGATTTTTGGCGTCTTTCTAATACGGGGACGTCCCTACAACGGCGATGACTTGGTGAACGATCTGAGACTTTGTGGCTCCATGTCAGCATTCCTGGCTTTGTCCTGGAACGTTTTGCTGCCCATTGGCCTCATCACATTGTCAGTCGTGGACTACAAGGCTTCCTTGTCGAATCAATTCTACTATTGGCGTGGAAAGTCATACTTTACTTATTGGTCCAGAAAGATGGGCAGTCTTATCCAAATTGGAGTGTTATTAGTCATTCCCGTGACGGCTATTATTCAAATCTACCGGTATCTGGCCCACGGCCCTCCCGATATCTTGGAG CGTATTCAGTTGCTGTATCGACCGCCCGAGGAGGGGGAGGAACCTCGCCGTCCATCCGCCCGACAAACGGCGTCCCAAAGTCGTCGTAATGCGTTGGGCCAGACCACAGAGGGCGGCCAACACGATGCACAGAATGACGCTCCGCCAAAGTACACGCCACCTCCGTCCTACACCACGGCCACTGGGGCCCGCCTTGCCAAGCTTCTTCGCCAGAGCATTCGTCGCAGCGTGAGGAG GGTACTGGGAGACTCAAGTCGAACTCGACCCGTGCTCACACTCGATGCGGAGTCCGCATCGCCAGCGGCACCGCCTGATTACCTGACCATACTGACCAATCCAGCTGGCAGTAGCTTCAACGCGGATCCTTCGCCAGCTTCCAGCAGCAGTCCCGAGTCAATAGAGATCGACCAGCGTCCCGTTGGATACGCCCAACGCTCGCAATCGCTGGGCAGGAAACTGCATCGCTCGGGAGCTTCGACACTGGAGAGGCGGCCGTATACGGCGGAGGATGTGGTGACCATACTACGCTCCTCGGTGCGACATCGCCAGTCGCAGGGAGGCGGACATTTGGTCACTGCCAGCACCCTGCCTCGTCCCCCAACCGCCGCCATGTCCACACACTTGGAGGACGCCTCATTCCGATCCATAGAGAATCTTGTGCTGAACGCCGAGCCGCCGGATAGGACGCCCGGcgtggagctggagctcgAACTGGAGGCTGGACAGGCGGAGGAGTGCGCGCGAAATAATACATCTGTGATTTAA
- the LOC122612176 gene encoding sodium-dependent transporter bedraggled isoform X2, whose amino-acid sequence MSSKEQQAAGRDFKRNSNAYSSLPPSGTGAASSGAALGSGTGTGKRARGKQQPLEQEQYGLSNSLSSESIRQACAYYDDELSDEDLIEIQQTPQSFHQQTKQPLQLQPISFRLGDDLGDERSAFCGSQEMQQAPLSTPIKQAAETDEALCVLSELDAILDVHDVSHLNGTCSSGSVNSGSDDDKVEDYLMDLDNYLEEMDNALSREDSLIIIDGHTSLQREPRTRTLPLSRKKKSNKKRSEDQEAAQGDFQREHQIRKTFSCSMRPTSQIASSSGSLETSTEPAMDVWRRQSLRRALQQEDTKATVEAEGEEDDIPTLLVELPPRRHAEMRRCFSQGDCQASAATSDGSQMLTEAHIFDNLLQTNARASSEEPRPRQYGRRLEGPPTPVRSLILAQSRPQSAPTRVQLREPQLQDTPTHPIMSTCSELSSARSSRMPSPVSLPSDSSSSGSSSAEQDQEPDPVQTTTMCSASSTTPLEPLHQLQLLLREKCGFNSQWPHAGSRTLALIGCTLGVFNMCRFAVLTINFGGNFLLQFLLLSVIFGIPLLWLQMCLGAKIRAGPVSMWKISPICAGVGIALVMEQCFLALYSTVSLAWILVYLRDVFPTAARSGYRWQEMAFPYRYDASNATGNLTQTVAEYFNVVVLQRLHLAKHPDASGIRFHVNDRLAFYLALIWAAVFLILCKGLKSLGKLAYIIYTLPLVALAVVTAKFVYVVDPSRIQNIFAASDFDDFLVNSNSWTAATQETFLTWGLLGASVIAITSRSHTNANKAALRRDAILLVLFTLIGLGLMALLALCCAQILWQHGYVYVPGSFENPDCYASIYSLQSNTNPYLLSYPRSLIPHYSSFIGETYRRNRTMIHVESGFQALRFISEIFPAVLSLASDSISWVWAAVAFATFAGFGLAQLCVMWKPISSALGNSTSSVLLSCVTGLLLSIPFATEMGISILYYVDFLLGGSWFIPIIWTAQIFGVFLIRGRPYNGDDLVNDLRLCGSMSAFLALSWNVLLPIGLITLSVVDYKASLSNQFYYWRGKSYFTYWSRKMGSLIQIGVLLVIPVTAIIQIYRYLAHGPPDILERIQLLYRPPEEGEEPRRPSARQTASQSRRNALGQTTEGGQHDAQNDAPPKYTPPPSYTTATGARLAKLLRQSIRRSVRRVLGDSSRTRPVLTLDAESASPAAPPDYLTILTNPAGSSFNADPSPASSSSPESIEIDQRPVGYAQRSQSLGRKLHRSGASTLERRPYTAEDVVTILRSSVRHRQSQGGGHLVTASTLPRPPTAAMSTHLEDASFRSIENLVLNAEPPDRTPGVELELELEAGQAEECARNNTSVI is encoded by the exons AGCAACCTCTTCAGCTGCAACCAATCAGCTTCAGATTGGGTGATGATCTGGGGGACGAACGAAGTGCCTTCTGTGGCAGCCAGGAGATGCAACAGGCGCCATTGAGCACGCCGATCAAACAAGCTGCTGAAACGGATGAAGCCTTATGTGTGCTCAGCGAACTGGATGCCATTCTGGATGTACACGATGTGTCGCACCTGAATGGCACCTGCTCAAGCGGATCTGTCAACTCCGGCAGCGACGATGACAAGGTGGAGGATTATCTGATGGATCTGGACAACTACCTGGAGGAGATGGATAATGCCTTAAGCCGCGAAGACTCGCTCATCATCATTGACGGCCACACCAGCCTGCAAAGAGAACCTAGAACCAGAACTCTGCCTTTAAGTAGGAAAAAGAAGTCAAATAAAAAGAGGAGCGAAGATCAAGAGGCGGCCCAAGGTGATTTCCAAAGAGAACATCAAATAAGGAAGACGTTCAGCTGTTCAATGAGGCCCACAAGCCAAATAG CTTCCTCTTCCGGATCATTGGAGACTTCCACGGAACCCGCGATGGACGTTTGGAGGCGACAGTCCTTGCGTCGCGCCCTGCAGCAGGAAGACACCAAAGCTACAGTTGAGGCGGAAGGAGAGGAAGACGATATACCCACCTTATTGGTGGAGTTGCCCCCAAGACGCCATGCGGAAATGCGTCGCTGTTTTTCCCAAGGCGATTGCCAAGCTTCAGCCGCGACTTCGGATGGCTCTCAGATGCTCACAGAGGCACACATCTTCGACAACCTCCTGCAAACGAACGCACGGGCATCGAGCGAAGAGCCGCGACCCCGCCAGTATGGTCGCCGCTTGGAAGGACCTCCGACCCCAGTTCGCTCCTTGATTCTAGCCCAGAGTCGGCCACAGAGCGCTCCGACGCGCGTGCAGTTGAGGGAACCGCAGCTACAGGACACGCCCACGCATCCTATTATGTCCACCTGCTCGGAACTTAGCTCGGCGCGCTCTTCACGTATGCCCAGCCCAGTTTCCCTGCCTtcggacagcagcagcagcggaagcAGTTCTGCTGAACAGGATCAGGAGCCGGATCCGGTGCAAACCACGACCATGTGCAGTGCCAGTAGCACTACGCCCCTGGAGCCGCTGCACCAactgcaattgctgctgcGCGAGAAGTGCGGATTCAACAGTCAGTGGCCCCACGCCGGGAGTCGTACCCTTGCCCTGATTGGATGCACCTTGGGAGTCTTTAATATGTGCCGATTTGCCGTGCTCACCATTAATTTTGGTGGCAACTTTCTGCTGCAGTTTCTTCTGCTCTCAGTAATTTTCGGCATCCCACTTCTGTGGCTGCAAATGTGCTTGGGTGCCAAAATTCGCGCAGGACCCGTTTCCATGTGGAAGATCAGTCCGATTTGCGCAGGAGTGGGCATAGCGCTGGTGATGGAGCAATGCTTTCTGGCCTTGTATTCAACGGTATCGCTGGCCTGGATTTTAGTGTACCTTAGGGATGTGTTCCCGACAGCCGCTCGCAGTGGATATCGCTGGCAGGAGATGGCATTCCCCTATCGCTATGATGCATCGAATGCCACTGGGAACCTTACGCAGACTGTGGCCGAGTACTTCAACGTGGTGGTGCTGCAGCGGCTGCATCTGGCCAAACATCCCGATGCCAGCGGAATACGGTTCCACGTGAATGATCGG CTGGCCTTCTATCTGGCCCTCATCTGGGCGGCCGTGTTCCTCATCCTCTGTAAGGGTCTGAAGTCCTTGGGAAAGTTGGCTTACATTATCTACACTCTGCCCTTGGTAGCTCTTGCGGTAGTGACGGCGAAGTTTGTCTATGTCGTGGATCCCAGCAGGATACAG AACATCTTTGCTGCCAGCGATTTCGACGACTTTCTGGTGAATTCAAACAGCTGGACGGCGGCCACGCAGGAAACGTTTCTTACTTGGGGCCTCCTAGGTGCATCCGTAATCGCTATTACGAGCAGAAGCCACACCAATGCCAACAAGGCCGCTTTGAGGAGGGATGCGATTCTCCTGGTATTGTTTACCCTCATCGGATTGGGCTTAATGGCACTGCTAGCTCTGTGTTGTGCACAGATTCTGTGGCAGCATGGATACGTTTATGTGCCAGGATCGTTTG AAAACCCAGATTGCTACGCGTCTATTTACTCGCTGCAATCCAACACCAATCCTTATCTACTTTCCTACCCGCGCTCGCTAATTCCGCACTACTCCTCATTCATAGGGGAAACTTACAGAAGAAATCGCACCATGATTCACGTGGAGAGCGGGTTCCAGGCACTGCGCTTCATCTCGGAAATCTTTCCAGCCGTGCTCTCACTGGCCAGTGATAGCATATCGTGGGTTTGGGCCGCAGTGGCCTTTGCAACCTTCGCCGGATTCGGTTTGGCGCAGTTGTGTGTGATGTGGAAACCCATCTCAAGTGCCTTAGGTAATTCCACGAGCTCGGTGTTGTTGAGCTGCGTGACTGGTCTGCTTCTAAGCATCCCATTCGCCACCGAGATGGGCATCTCGATTCTGTACTATGTAGATTTTCTACTGGGTGGCTCCTGGTTTATTCCGATCATCTGGACGGCTCAGATTTTTGGCGTCTTTCTAATACGGGGACGTCCCTACAACGGCGATGACTTGGTGAACGATCTGAGACTTTGTGGCTCCATGTCAGCATTCCTGGCTTTGTCCTGGAACGTTTTGCTGCCCATTGGCCTCATCACATTGTCAGTCGTGGACTACAAGGCTTCCTTGTCGAATCAATTCTACTATTGGCGTGGAAAGTCATACTTTACTTATTGGTCCAGAAAGATGGGCAGTCTTATCCAAATTGGAGTGTTATTAGTCATTCCCGTGACGGCTATTATTCAAATCTACCGGTATCTGGCCCACGGCCCTCCCGATATCTTGGAG CGTATTCAGTTGCTGTATCGACCGCCCGAGGAGGGGGAGGAACCTCGCCGTCCATCCGCCCGACAAACGGCGTCCCAAAGTCGTCGTAATGCGTTGGGCCAGACCACAGAGGGCGGCCAACACGATGCACAGAATGACGCTCCGCCAAAGTACACGCCACCTCCGTCCTACACCACGGCCACTGGGGCCCGCCTTGCCAAGCTTCTTCGCCAGAGCATTCGTCGCAGCGTGAGGAG GGTACTGGGAGACTCAAGTCGAACTCGACCCGTGCTCACACTCGATGCGGAGTCCGCATCGCCAGCGGCACCGCCTGATTACCTGACCATACTGACCAATCCAGCTGGCAGTAGCTTCAACGCGGATCCTTCGCCAGCTTCCAGCAGCAGTCCCGAGTCAATAGAGATCGACCAGCGTCCCGTTGGATACGCCCAACGCTCGCAATCGCTGGGCAGGAAACTGCATCGCTCGGGAGCTTCGACACTGGAGAGGCGGCCGTATACGGCGGAGGATGTGGTGACCATACTACGCTCCTCGGTGCGACATCGCCAGTCGCAGGGAGGCGGACATTTGGTCACTGCCAGCACCCTGCCTCGTCCCCCAACCGCCGCCATGTCCACACACTTGGAGGACGCCTCATTCCGATCCATAGAGAATCTTGTGCTGAACGCCGAGCCGCCGGATAGGACGCCCGGcgtggagctggagctcgAACTGGAGGCTGGACAGGCGGAGGAGTGCGCGCGAAATAATACATCTGTGATTTAA